One Streptomyces sp. CNQ-509 DNA window includes the following coding sequences:
- a CDS encoding NAD-dependent epimerase/dehydratase family protein, whose product MAVRIFITGASGYIGGSVSARLLQARHEVIGLARTEDRAKALRAGGITPVLGTLDDHEVLARAAHEADAVINAADSDHRGAVEALTDALAGTGKPFLHASGSSIVGDDARGEAAEQTFTEAAVSPAGPWRPAPDKAPRVAIDRLVLAAAERGVRSTVLCSSLIYGHGYGIARDSVQLPRLVDQARKSGVVRYIGTGGNIWSTVHIDDVVDLYVLALESAPPGSFYFAENGEASFAAMAQAIADTLGLGTAQPWDIDAAIQEWGYEPAVYALGSNSRVRGTRARDQLGWKPAHDSVTDWIRRRLTVSEPG is encoded by the coding sequence GTGGCCGTGCGCATATTCATCACCGGAGCGAGCGGATACATCGGCGGATCCGTCTCCGCCCGCCTGCTCCAGGCCCGGCATGAGGTGATCGGACTGGCACGGACCGAGGACCGCGCGAAGGCGCTCCGGGCAGGCGGGATCACCCCTGTGCTCGGGACCCTCGACGACCACGAGGTGCTGGCCAGGGCCGCGCACGAGGCCGACGCGGTGATCAACGCCGCCGACAGCGACCACCGGGGCGCGGTCGAAGCCCTCACCGATGCGCTCGCCGGAACCGGGAAACCCTTCCTGCACGCCAGCGGCTCCAGCATCGTCGGAGACGACGCCCGTGGCGAGGCAGCCGAACAGACCTTCACCGAGGCCGCCGTTTCCCCCGCCGGCCCGTGGCGGCCCGCGCCGGACAAGGCCCCCCGCGTGGCCATCGACCGGCTCGTCCTGGCCGCGGCGGAGCGCGGCGTTCGCTCGACCGTGCTGTGCAGCAGCCTGATCTACGGGCACGGGTACGGGATCGCGCGCGACAGCGTGCAGCTTCCCCGCCTGGTCGACCAGGCCCGCAAGAGCGGCGTCGTCCGGTACATCGGTACAGGCGGCAACATCTGGTCGACGGTCCACATCGACGACGTCGTCGATCTGTACGTCCTGGCGCTCGAATCGGCGCCGCCCGGATCGTTCTACTTCGCCGAGAACGGCGAGGCGTCGTTCGCCGCGATGGCCCAGGCCATCGCCGACACCCTGGGGCTCGGCACCGCCCAGCCCTGGGACATCGACGCGGCGATCCAGGAGTGGGGATACGAGCCGGCGGTCTACGCCCTCGGCTCGAACAGCCGGGTGCGCGGCACCAGGGCCCGCGACCAGTTGGGCTGGAAGCCCGCACACGATTCCGTCACCGACTGGATCCGCCGCCGGCTGACGGTGAGCGAACCAGGCTGA
- a CDS encoding alpha-amylase family glycosyl hydrolase has protein sequence MTPSPPAWLADAVLYQIYPQSFADSDGDGIGDFAGIEQKLDHLAWLGINTVWINPCFASPFHDAGYDVADFLTVAPRYGTNDDLAALVGSARRRGIRVLLDLVAGHTSDQHPWFTASAGDPGDHRYIWAPEDLRPPGFQPSPGSRPGWYRPNFFPSQPALNFGYARPDPAEPWRLPVDADGPRANRQALRDIMDHWLALGLAGFRVDMAASLVKDDPGHAETAKLWTELCGWLDGAHPRAVLLSEWGDPGTAVPAGFHGDFFLQFGGDDDGLPLRSLWNNDAGTVNEEWAPARPYFDAEGAGTPRTFLTAWRAAADAIGDAGFAVLPSSNHDFSRLACGPRTAEQLPAAFVFQLTWPTLPAIHYGDEIGMRYLPGLPDHEGSALGPRYNRAGSRTPMQWDSSANAGFSTAAADRLYLPLDPDPDRPTVAAQQADEKSLMHLVRRLIALRKAAPELGVSGGVEVLYAGYPLVYVRGGRYLVVVNPGRTPATAALPAGVRCTALEVSGVTLSDAGEIGAAGFGYGVFRVN, from the coding sequence ATGACCCCCTCCCCGCCGGCCTGGCTGGCCGACGCCGTCCTTTACCAGATCTACCCCCAGAGCTTCGCCGACTCCGACGGCGACGGCATCGGCGATTTCGCCGGCATCGAGCAGAAGCTTGACCACCTGGCGTGGCTGGGCATCAACACCGTCTGGATCAACCCGTGCTTCGCCTCGCCGTTCCACGACGCCGGCTACGACGTGGCCGACTTCCTCACCGTCGCACCCCGCTACGGCACCAACGACGACCTGGCCGCTCTCGTCGGCAGCGCCCGCCGGCGGGGCATCCGGGTGCTGCTCGACCTGGTCGCGGGCCATACCTCCGACCAGCACCCCTGGTTCACCGCCTCCGCAGGCGACCCCGGCGACCACCGCTACATCTGGGCCCCTGAGGACCTGCGCCCGCCGGGCTTCCAGCCGTCACCCGGCAGCCGCCCCGGCTGGTACAGACCGAACTTCTTCCCCAGCCAGCCGGCCCTCAACTTCGGCTACGCACGCCCCGACCCCGCCGAACCGTGGCGCCTTCCGGTCGACGCCGACGGCCCGCGCGCCAACCGGCAGGCCCTGCGCGACATCATGGACCACTGGCTGGCCCTGGGCCTGGCCGGATTCCGCGTCGACATGGCGGCCTCCCTGGTCAAAGACGACCCCGGGCACGCCGAGACGGCGAAGCTCTGGACCGAACTGTGCGGCTGGCTGGACGGCGCGCACCCGCGGGCCGTGCTGCTCTCCGAGTGGGGCGATCCCGGGACCGCGGTCCCGGCCGGCTTCCACGGCGACTTCTTCCTGCAGTTCGGCGGAGACGACGACGGCCTGCCCCTGCGCTCGCTGTGGAACAACGACGCGGGCACGGTCAACGAGGAATGGGCCCCGGCCAGGCCCTACTTCGACGCCGAGGGCGCCGGCACCCCCCGGACCTTCCTCACCGCCTGGCGGGCGGCGGCCGACGCGATCGGCGATGCCGGCTTCGCCGTCCTGCCGTCGTCCAACCACGACTTCTCCCGGCTGGCCTGCGGCCCGCGTACGGCGGAGCAGTTGCCGGCCGCGTTCGTCTTCCAGCTCACCTGGCCGACCCTGCCGGCGATCCACTACGGCGACGAGATCGGCATGCGCTATCTCCCCGGACTGCCCGACCATGAGGGCAGCGCCCTGGGCCCGCGCTACAACCGGGCCGGTTCACGTACCCCGATGCAGTGGGACAGCAGCGCGAACGCCGGCTTCTCCACCGCCGCCGCCGACCGGCTGTACCTCCCGCTCGACCCGGACCCCGACCGTCCCACCGTGGCCGCGCAGCAGGCCGACGAGAAGTCCCTGATGCACCTGGTGCGGCGCCTGATCGCCCTGCGCAAGGCCGCCCCGGAACTGGGCGTCTCCGGCGGGGTGGAGGTGCTCTACGCCGGGTATCCGCTGGTCTACGTCCGCGGCGGTCGCTACCTGGTCGTGGTCAACCCGGGCCGGACGCCCGCCACAGCCGCGCTTCCGGCGGGAGTCCGCTGCACCGCACTGGAGGTATCCGGTGTCACCCTCTCCGACGCCGGGGAGATCGGAGCGGCGGGCTTCGGCTACGGGGTGTTCAGGGTGAACTAG
- a CDS encoding alkaline phosphatase PhoX has product MAAGASVPFQALAARTAAAAPVKFEFDAGYGPLSPVKDQATGLELLELPRGFEYISFGWTNDVMDDGVRTPSAHDGMAAFRYGDKVHLVRNHERGAGPAFTAPAYNPEAGGGTTTLVFDPDAGQWLESYGSLGGTIRNCAGGPTPWKTWLSCEETFSTTAGKRHGYIFEVASEGKGNPEPYKAMGRFNHEAIAVDPATGYVYETEDRGDASLYRFVPAVRGDLSKGGRLEALRIGSTSYDTRLDGEREYGTVSWVPVEDVDPAADTVRLQAQANGAAVFSRLEGAWYGNDRIYVITTDGGPARQGQVFELDPATDGLRVLFASPGAEVLNAPDNMCVSPRGGLVLCEDGGGTEYVHGLTTGGEIFRFAANNVDLRGGTAGKNVAADDHRGSEWAGSVFEPKNGNWLFVNIQTPGITFAISGPWRQGAL; this is encoded by the coding sequence GTGGCCGCCGGCGCTTCCGTCCCCTTCCAGGCCCTCGCCGCGCGCACCGCGGCGGCCGCGCCGGTCAAGTTCGAGTTCGACGCCGGATACGGCCCGTTGAGCCCGGTGAAGGACCAGGCGACCGGCCTGGAACTGCTGGAGCTGCCGCGCGGGTTCGAGTACATCTCCTTCGGCTGGACCAACGACGTCATGGACGACGGCGTGCGCACCCCGAGCGCGCACGACGGCATGGCGGCCTTCCGCTACGGCGACAAGGTGCATCTCGTCCGCAACCACGAGCGCGGTGCCGGGCCCGCCTTCACCGCCCCGGCCTACAACCCCGAGGCCGGTGGCGGGACCACCACCCTGGTCTTCGATCCGGACGCCGGCCAGTGGCTGGAGTCCTACGGCAGCCTGGGCGGCACCATCCGCAACTGCGCCGGCGGGCCCACTCCGTGGAAGACCTGGCTGTCCTGCGAGGAGACCTTCTCCACGACGGCCGGCAAGCGCCACGGCTACATCTTCGAGGTGGCCTCGGAGGGCAAGGGCAATCCCGAGCCGTACAAGGCCATGGGCCGCTTCAACCACGAGGCGATCGCCGTCGACCCGGCGACCGGCTACGTGTACGAGACGGAGGACCGCGGCGACGCATCCCTGTACCGCTTCGTCCCGGCCGTGCGCGGCGATCTGTCCAAGGGCGGCCGGCTGGAGGCTCTGCGTATCGGCAGCACGTCGTACGACACCCGCCTCGACGGGGAGAGGGAGTACGGGACCGTCTCCTGGGTCCCCGTTGAGGACGTCGACCCGGCGGCGGACACGGTGCGACTCCAGGCGCAGGCGAACGGCGCAGCCGTGTTCAGCCGCCTGGAGGGTGCCTGGTACGGCAACGACCGCATCTACGTGATCACGACCGACGGCGGTCCCGCCCGCCAGGGTCAGGTCTTCGAACTCGACCCGGCCACCGACGGGTTGCGGGTCCTCTTCGCCTCGCCCGGCGCCGAGGTCCTCAACGCACCGGACAACATGTGCGTCAGCCCGCGCGGCGGCCTGGTGCTCTGCGAGGACGGCGGCGGCACCGAGTACGTCCACGGTCTCACCACCGGCGGCGAGATCTTCCGCTTCGCCGCCAACAACGTGGACCTCCGGGGCGGCACCGCGGGCAAGAACGTCGCCGCCGACGACCACCGGGGCTCGGAGTGGGCAGGTTCGGTGTTCGAACCGAAGAACGGCAACTGGCTGTTCGTGAACATCCAGACTCCGGGCATCACGTTCGCGATCTCCGGGCCCTGGCGCCAGGGCGCCCTCTGA
- a CDS encoding sulfatase, with the protein MTPPRRPNIILFMTDDHAPAAISAYGSVINKTPAVDRLAAEGTVFENAYCTNAICSPARATLLTGTYSHVNGMTSLESPTHRFDAAQPSFPGMLQHAGYQTAIVGKWHLGHGAGHDPRGFDYWEILPEHGVYHDPEFLTAGGRRTYPGYVTDIITDLALNWLDKRDPDKPFCLLVQHKAPHRAFEPAERHACLYEHEDVPAPPTLHDDLAGRAPAAREARMSMEDLTSEDLKGVPVPPGMPPPEEREWRYQRYIKDYLRVIAALDENVGRVLHYLDVSGLDGATAVAYTSDHGFFLGEHGWFDKRFMYEEGIRIPLVVRWPGRTAAGSRRRELVANVDFAPTLLDLAGVAPHPRMQGESLVPLLRGEEPARWRDAVYYRYYMHLDDCHNVQASYGLRTATHKLIHYPGHGSGAAGAEDDPRPAAWELFDLTTDPHELHNLYDDPRCADVVRDLTVRLATLQRDVGDTPDGHLPEGAAA; encoded by the coding sequence ATGACCCCGCCCCGGCGGCCGAACATCATCCTCTTCATGACCGACGACCACGCGCCGGCGGCCATCAGCGCGTACGGCAGCGTGATCAACAAGACCCCGGCGGTCGACCGCCTCGCCGCCGAGGGCACCGTCTTCGAGAACGCCTACTGCACCAACGCCATCTGCTCCCCGGCCCGCGCCACCCTGCTGACGGGCACCTACAGCCACGTCAACGGCATGACCTCGCTGGAGAGTCCCACCCACAGATTCGACGCGGCCCAGCCGTCGTTCCCCGGGATGCTCCAGCACGCCGGCTACCAGACGGCCATCGTCGGCAAGTGGCACCTGGGCCACGGCGCGGGCCACGACCCGCGGGGTTTCGACTACTGGGAGATCCTGCCCGAGCACGGTGTCTACCACGACCCCGAGTTCCTCACCGCCGGGGGCCGCAGGACCTACCCCGGCTACGTCACCGACATCATCACCGACCTCGCCCTGAACTGGCTGGACAAGCGGGACCCGGACAAGCCGTTCTGCCTGCTCGTCCAGCACAAGGCGCCCCACCGGGCGTTCGAGCCCGCAGAGCGGCACGCCTGTCTGTACGAGCACGAGGACGTCCCCGCGCCCCCCACGCTCCACGACGACCTGGCCGGCCGTGCCCCCGCGGCCCGCGAGGCCAGGATGAGCATGGAGGACCTCACCTCCGAGGACCTCAAGGGCGTGCCGGTGCCGCCGGGTATGCCGCCGCCTGAAGAGCGCGAGTGGCGCTACCAGCGCTACATCAAGGACTACCTGCGGGTCATCGCGGCCCTCGACGAGAACGTCGGCCGCGTCCTGCACTACCTCGACGTCAGCGGCCTGGACGGCGCCACCGCCGTCGCCTACACCTCCGACCACGGCTTCTTCCTCGGTGAACACGGCTGGTTCGACAAGCGCTTCATGTACGAGGAGGGCATACGCATCCCGCTCGTGGTCCGCTGGCCGGGCCGTACGGCAGCGGGATCGCGCAGGCGGGAGCTGGTGGCGAACGTCGACTTCGCCCCCACCCTGCTGGACCTGGCCGGCGTGGCCCCGCACCCGCGGATGCAGGGCGAGTCGCTGGTGCCGCTGCTGCGGGGGGAGGAACCCGCGCGCTGGCGGGACGCCGTCTACTACCGCTACTACATGCATCTGGACGACTGCCACAACGTCCAGGCCAGTTACGGCCTCCGTACGGCGACGCACAAGCTGATCCACTACCCCGGCCACGGCTCCGGCGCCGCCGGCGCCGAGGACGACCCGCGCCCCGCGGCCTGGGAACTCTTCGACCTCACGACGGACCCCCACGAGCTGCACAACCTCTACGACGATCCGCGCTGCGCCGATGTCGTACGCGACCTCACCGTCCGGCTCGCGACCCTGCAACGCGACGTCGGCGACACCCCGGACGGGCACCTGCCCGAAGGAGCGGCCGCATGA
- a CDS encoding serine/threonine-protein kinase, translating to MLRSGEEFADRYVLKEVIGAGRGGDVWLAHDTVVGQDVALKPERTDGEGETAVRRLLGEPRAMAKFRDHPHVVTLYDVVTVAPEGDGGDAETYWFVMEYVPGGGLDRHPRVSPEQAARIGSQLADALVALHEEGIVHCDVKPANIGLTRRGDAKLLDFGAAYRVGGSETITFNGPFSYTPDYAAPELARGSVPRPVSDVFCLAATLYALVTGTPPRGSEPGERERTGRPEDADTWENTRSLRHLQAEQGFVELDPDAVGPLYPALAAMLRRNPRQRPDATEAKQLLEDVAAAGPRASKDTATALGDAADFDTLTKRRRRPLLAAALGVGAVMALALVFILGGDGEDGKPASEDGQSGQPGARALIGSPHTADVCALADTSVLDQFAGEDVRKDVDYGNFDRCDVLVGVDEETRIDVSIRLLQSSPPQGAEPFRTIGRINIVEDEAESDECSRLLTTGGSTEETVVQVRVNMGEGSVNGGNATLCTVAERAAASAAEILDAGPIPRRASAYPQTSLVWGNACTLLDATALSVVPGLRADVPDAAIANWGCEWSSTVDELDAEVSFFRDQPSSAQDGTVLTLSGYRTVVKTNDEGDTCSALVEHHRYKGQDAVTAAEMVRLDVHGERPTEDLCGMAKDLAASAAARLRAL from the coding sequence ATGTTGCGTTCCGGAGAGGAATTCGCCGACCGCTACGTCCTCAAGGAGGTCATCGGCGCGGGGCGCGGCGGCGATGTGTGGCTGGCACACGACACCGTGGTGGGCCAGGACGTGGCACTGAAGCCGGAGCGGACGGACGGCGAGGGCGAGACAGCGGTGCGTCGGCTGTTGGGCGAGCCGCGGGCCATGGCCAAGTTCCGCGACCATCCTCACGTCGTGACCCTGTACGACGTCGTCACCGTGGCGCCGGAGGGTGACGGGGGAGACGCGGAGACGTACTGGTTCGTCATGGAGTATGTGCCCGGCGGCGGCCTGGACCGGCACCCACGGGTCTCCCCCGAACAGGCGGCCCGTATCGGGTCCCAACTCGCCGACGCGCTGGTCGCCCTCCACGAGGAGGGCATCGTTCACTGCGACGTCAAGCCCGCGAACATCGGCCTCACGCGGCGCGGTGACGCGAAGTTGCTGGACTTCGGGGCGGCCTACCGGGTCGGCGGCAGCGAGACCATCACGTTCAACGGCCCCTTCAGCTACACACCGGACTACGCGGCTCCCGAACTGGCCCGAGGCAGTGTCCCGCGGCCGGTATCGGACGTGTTCTGCCTGGCGGCCACCCTCTACGCCCTGGTCACCGGTACGCCGCCGCGTGGCAGCGAGCCGGGGGAGAGGGAGCGCACCGGCCGCCCGGAGGACGCGGACACCTGGGAGAACACCCGGAGTCTGAGGCACTTACAGGCCGAGCAGGGCTTCGTCGAGTTGGACCCCGACGCCGTGGGGCCGCTGTACCCCGCGCTCGCCGCCATGCTCCGACGCAACCCTCGGCAGCGCCCCGATGCCACCGAGGCCAAGCAACTGCTGGAGGACGTCGCCGCGGCCGGCCCTCGAGCCTCGAAGGACACGGCTACCGCACTCGGGGACGCCGCCGACTTCGACACCCTCACCAAGCGCCGCCGCCGGCCACTGCTCGCAGCCGCCCTCGGTGTCGGTGCTGTGATGGCCCTGGCGCTCGTCTTCATCCTCGGCGGCGACGGCGAGGACGGAAAGCCCGCGTCCGAGGACGGCCAGAGCGGGCAACCGGGGGCGCGGGCCCTGATCGGCAGCCCGCACACGGCGGACGTGTGTGCCCTCGCCGACACCTCCGTTCTCGATCAGTTCGCCGGCGAGGACGTCCGCAAGGATGTGGACTACGGGAACTTCGACCGCTGCGACGTGCTGGTAGGCGTCGACGAGGAGACCCGGATCGACGTGTCGATCCGCCTCCTGCAGAGCTCGCCGCCCCAGGGGGCCGAACCCTTCCGCACGATCGGGAGGATCAACATCGTCGAAGACGAGGCGGAGAGCGATGAGTGCAGCCGGCTGCTCACCACCGGCGGCAGCACCGAGGAAACGGTGGTCCAGGTCCGCGTCAACATGGGCGAAGGCTCAGTGAACGGCGGCAACGCGACCCTGTGTACGGTCGCAGAAAGAGCCGCTGCGAGCGCGGCCGAGATCCTCGACGCCGGTCCGATCCCCCGCCGTGCATCGGCCTACCCGCAAACCTCGCTCGTCTGGGGGAATGCGTGCACACTCCTCGACGCCACCGCGCTGTCCGTCGTTCCCGGCCTCAGGGCCGACGTGCCGGACGCCGCAATCGCGAACTGGGGCTGCGAGTGGTCCAGCACCGTCGACGAGCTCGACGCAGAGGTGAGCTTCTTCCGGGACCAGCCCAGCTCCGCTCAGGACGGCACGGTCCTCACACTCAGCGGATATCGCACGGTCGTCAAGACGAACGACGAAGGCGACACCTGCAGCGCACTTGTCGAGCACCACAGGTACAAGGGCCAGGATGCCGTGACCGCCGCCGAGATGGTGCGCCTCGACGTCCACGGCGAGCGCCCCACCGAGGATCTCTGCGGGATGGCGAAGGACCTCGCGGCATCCGCCGCTGCCCGACTCCGCGCACTATGA
- a CDS encoding glycoside hydrolase family 3 N-terminal domain-containing protein has product MLGPHEGKVKDLISRMTVEEKLGQLQQLTWTGATGPGGGQTEEVERAARAGLLGSVLNLHGARHTNSLQRMAVEESRLGIPLLFAQDIIHGFWTTFPIPLAQAAAFDPAVVERDAVVSAKEARSNGVRWTFSPMMDVTHDPRWGRIAESCGEDPYLNGELAAAKVRGYQGDDLAADGSLAACAKHFVAYGGAEGGRDYNTVDVSEQRLRNHYLPPFKAAVDAGVATVMAAFNTVSGVPAHGNSHTLTGILKEEWGFDGLVVSDYTGVEELIAHGYAADGADAGRLALTAGIDMEMVSTRIATHGAQLLAAGRIREDRIDDAVARVLHLKFTLGLFDDPYTDEDAAIDGPTPEARAAARETATRSMVLMKNDGVLPLDRGLRSLAVVGPFADSTDLHGTWAGPGCRRFPSVSVLDAVRAAAPGAEVAHAGADPAEAAAAAGAADATVVVVGEAAELSGEAAVRSDISLPAGQRELIAAVAATGKPFAVVLVNGRPLTIGDWSGEVPALLEAWHPGIEAGNAVADVLFGAVNPGGKLPVTFPRSVGQIPLYYNRESTGRPYDPAEKYTSKYLDVADGPQFPFGHGLSYTVFRTGQPRPVRDTVTTGALERGERIGIEVDVTNTGERAGDEVVQLYVHDPVASIAQPVRRLRGFSRVTLGPGEKRTVRFTLGAEDLGFWTNDTAGRYVVEPGRIDVYAGSSSLAEARCTLTIA; this is encoded by the coding sequence ATGCTCGGACCGCACGAAGGCAAGGTCAAGGACCTGATCAGCAGGATGACCGTCGAGGAGAAACTGGGCCAGCTCCAGCAGTTGACCTGGACCGGGGCGACCGGCCCCGGCGGCGGCCAGACGGAGGAGGTCGAGCGGGCGGCCCGGGCCGGCCTGCTCGGCTCGGTGCTCAACCTGCACGGGGCACGGCACACCAACTCCCTGCAGCGGATGGCCGTGGAGGAGTCCAGGCTGGGGATCCCGCTGCTGTTCGCCCAGGACATCATCCACGGCTTCTGGACCACCTTTCCCATCCCGCTCGCGCAGGCCGCCGCGTTCGATCCCGCGGTCGTCGAGCGCGACGCCGTGGTTTCGGCGAAGGAGGCCCGCTCCAACGGAGTGCGCTGGACCTTCTCGCCGATGATGGACGTCACCCACGATCCCCGCTGGGGCCGGATCGCCGAGAGCTGCGGCGAGGACCCGTACCTGAACGGTGAGCTCGCCGCCGCCAAGGTCCGCGGCTACCAGGGCGACGACCTGGCCGCCGACGGCAGCCTGGCGGCCTGCGCCAAGCACTTCGTGGCGTACGGCGGTGCCGAGGGCGGGCGCGACTACAACACGGTGGACGTATCCGAACAACGGCTGCGCAACCACTACCTGCCGCCGTTCAAGGCGGCCGTGGACGCCGGCGTGGCCACCGTCATGGCGGCCTTCAACACCGTCAGCGGCGTCCCCGCGCACGGCAACTCGCACACCCTCACCGGCATCCTCAAGGAGGAGTGGGGCTTCGACGGACTCGTCGTCAGCGACTACACCGGCGTCGAGGAGCTGATCGCGCACGGGTACGCCGCTGACGGCGCCGACGCCGGGCGGCTGGCCCTGACGGCGGGCATCGACATGGAGATGGTCAGCACCCGTATCGCCACCCACGGCGCGCAACTGCTCGCGGCCGGACGGATCAGGGAGGACCGGATCGACGACGCGGTCGCGCGCGTGCTGCACCTGAAGTTCACGCTCGGCCTCTTCGACGACCCGTACACGGACGAGGACGCGGCCATCGACGGGCCGACCCCCGAGGCACGCGCCGCGGCGCGCGAGACCGCCACCCGCTCCATGGTGCTGATGAAGAACGACGGCGTCCTGCCCCTGGACCGCGGCCTCCGCTCCCTCGCCGTGGTCGGCCCGTTCGCGGACTCCACCGACCTGCACGGCACCTGGGCCGGTCCCGGCTGCCGGCGGTTCCCTTCCGTCAGCGTCCTCGACGCGGTACGTGCCGCTGCCCCCGGCGCGGAGGTCGCCCACGCCGGTGCGGACCCCGCGGAGGCCGCTGCCGCGGCCGGGGCCGCCGACGCCACCGTCGTCGTGGTCGGCGAGGCCGCGGAACTGAGCGGCGAGGCCGCCGTGCGCAGCGACATCTCGCTGCCCGCCGGGCAGCGGGAGCTCATCGCCGCGGTCGCGGCCACCGGCAAGCCGTTCGCGGTCGTCCTGGTCAACGGACGGCCATTGACGATCGGCGACTGGTCCGGCGAGGTCCCGGCCCTGCTGGAGGCATGGCACCCGGGCATCGAGGCGGGCAACGCCGTCGCCGACGTGCTCTTCGGCGCGGTGAACCCCGGCGGCAAGCTCCCGGTGACCTTCCCCCGCTCCGTCGGGCAGATCCCTCTCTACTACAACCGGGAGAGCACCGGGCGTCCGTACGACCCGGCGGAGAAGTACACCTCGAAGTACCTCGACGTGGCCGACGGGCCGCAGTTCCCCTTCGGCCACGGCCTCAGCTACACCGTTTTCCGCACCGGGCAGCCCCGGCCCGTCCGGGACACGGTCACCACCGGGGCCCTCGAACGGGGCGAGCGCATCGGGATCGAGGTCGACGTCACCAACACCGGCGAGCGCGCCGGTGACGAGGTGGTGCAGCTCTACGTGCACGACCCGGTGGCGAGCATCGCCCAGCCGGTGCGCCGGCTGCGCGGCTTCTCCCGTGTCACCCTGGGCCCCGGGGAGAAGCGCACCGTGCGCTTCACACTCGGCGCAGAGGACCTCGGCTTCTGGACCAACGACACGGCCGGACGGTACGTCGTGGAGCCGGGCCGGATCGACGTGTACGCGGGCAGCAGCTCCCTGGCCGAAGCGCGCTGCACGCTCACGATCGCCTGA